A single window of Bombyx mori chromosome 17, ASM3026992v2 DNA harbors:
- the LOC101745375 gene encoding ommochrome-binding protein — protein sequence MKLIILITIIAFVHGNQEVEVLKDNVHNASQLVVDYQTNTLFFSHSSLFEGKTVLKSAYLNLNTKEFGEISGINSGVATAYDRSKNVVYLGGQDGIYKFNHATKSAKNLRITNYSIRQMFHSPTHGLFFTTFNPEEKAFVYSYGQVGDIVPELTDIKTSLIADSKKYNIYFANSAGIFVLTNINGVLFKVHLHVIPVNGFASDFDDRLYFSTPNAIFFINENGGILEEVFRVEESETILGLAFTADGNMIYALDDKIMMKKK from the coding sequence ATGAAGCTGATAATATTGATAACTATAATTGCTTTCGTTCACGGAAACCAAGAAGTGGAAGTACTAAAAGATAATGTGCACAATGCATCCCAACTCGTAGTCGACTACCAAACCAACACACTGTTTTTCAGTCACTCTTCTTTGTTCGAAGGGAAAACAGTTCTTAAATCCGCTTACTTGAACCTTAACACTAAAGAGTTCGGAGAAATATCCGGCATCAATTCGGGCGTAGCTACTGCATATGAtagaagcaaaaacgttgtgtACCTTGGTGGACAGGATgggatatataaatttaatcacGCAACGAAATCTGCAAAGAATTTGCGTATCACAAATTACAGCATAAGGCAAATGTTTCATAGTCCCACCCACGGTCTTTTCTTCACGACTTTCAATCCTGAAGAAAAAGCGTTTGTCTACTCCTACGGTCAAGTAGGAGATATTGTACCTGAACTGACCGACATCAAAACAAGTTTAATTGCAGACagcaaaaaatacaatatatattttgctAATTCCGCTGGCATCTTTGTGCTGACAAATATCAATGGAGTCTTGTTCAAAGTACATTTACATGTTATTCCTGTTAATGGATTCGCAAGTGATTTTGACGATAGATTGTACTTTTCAACTccgaatgctatttttttcatCAATGAAAATGGCGGAATATTGGAAGAAGTCTTCAGGGTGGAAGAAAGTGAAACTATTTTGGGACTAGCTTTTACCGCAGACGGTAATATGATCTACGCTTTAGATGAcaaaataatgatgaaaaaaaaataa
- the LOC101745519 gene encoding ommochrome-binding protein codes for MKLIILITIIAFVHGNQEVEVLKDNVHNPSQLVVDYQTSTLFFSHSSLFEGKTVLKSVYLNLNTKEFGEISGINSGIATAYDRSKHVVYLGGQDGIYTFDYTTKSAKNLRVTSYSIWQMFHCPVHGLYFTTFNPDEKAFVYSYGQVGPVPELTDIKTRLIAVGQKHDIYFANSAGIFVLKTIDGVLYKIHLETFIVNGFASDINGKLYFSTPNDIFYINEDAGTLDRVIRVQEGESIWGVAFAADGSMIYALDDKIVMKKKD; via the coding sequence ATGAAGCTGATAATTTTGATAACTATAATTGCTTTCGTTCACGGAAACCAAGAAGTGGAAGTACTAAAAGATAATGTGCACAATCCATCCCAACTCGTAGTCGACTACCAAACCAGCACACTGTTCTTCAGTCACTCTTCTTTGTTCGAAGGGAAAACAGTTCTTAAATCCGTTTACTTGAATCTTAACACTAAAGAGTTCGGAGAAATTTCTGGCATCAATTCGGGTATAGCTACTGCATATGATAGAAGCAAACACGTTGTGTACCTCGGTGGACAGGATGGGATATATACATTTGATTACACAACGAAATCTGCAAAGAATTTGCGTGTGACAAGTTACAGCATCTGGCAAATGTTCCATTGTCCCGTCCACGGCCTCTACTTCACGACTTTCAATCCTGACGAAAAAGCGTTTGTCTATTCTTACGGTCAAGTAGGACCTGTACCTGAACTCACCGACATCAAAACAAGATTGATTGCTGTCGGCCAAAAACACGATATATATTTTGCTAACTCCGCTGGTATATTTGTACTGAAAACTATCGATGGAGTcttgtataaaatacatttagaaACTTTTATTGTTAATGGATTCGCAAGTGACATTAATGGTAAATTATACTTTTCAACTCCGAAtgatattttttacataaatgaAGATGCAGGCACATTGGATCGAGTCATCAGGGTGCAAGAAGGTGAATCTATTTGGGGTGTAGCTTTTGCCGCGGACGGTAGCATGATTTACGCTTTAGATGACAAAATAGTGATGAAGAAAAaagactaa